The Tepidisphaeraceae bacterium genome includes a region encoding these proteins:
- a CDS encoding alpha-L-fucosidase, which translates to MPTTIEMNSKLTAGAHLEWWLEARFGMSLHWGLYSIPGRGEWIRSGERLSVEQYQPYFDAFAPDPGCCREWARLAREAGAKYVVLTAKHHDGFCLWDSKLTSYTSMNTPAGRDLIREYVDALRAVGLRVGLYYSLVDWHHPDYGLVYGDRQHPLRHDSQQRELDAKRDWSHYVRYLHGQVEELMTHYGTIDVLFFDFSYWDFAGEQWGAGDLMRTVRRLQPNIVVNDRLGGEEIKAATPAAWVGDFDHAEQNIPREPVVDARGCRVPWEAWLTLTNSWCHSEGPSDYKSAATVVRSLVNSVSKGGNMCLNVAPDAKGHLAKETVAILQQVGKWMRSNGESIYGCGPTALSKPDWGRFTLSNDGRHLYAHLLEQQIGHVSLAGLRGWVERPLVLATGKPALLGNYWNPGVQTFDSPDDVFLNTAAPMQATWPLPDETDTVIRFDVVRDPERRQQIVQEMQAEFDRAMRRVPFE; encoded by the coding sequence ATGCCTACCACGATTGAAATGAACAGCAAGTTGACGGCCGGGGCTCACCTCGAGTGGTGGTTAGAGGCACGGTTCGGCATGAGCCTTCACTGGGGGCTGTACTCCATTCCCGGCCGCGGTGAGTGGATCCGTTCCGGCGAGCGACTGTCGGTGGAACAGTACCAACCCTACTTCGACGCATTCGCGCCCGACCCCGGCTGCTGTCGGGAGTGGGCTCGCCTCGCGCGCGAGGCTGGGGCGAAGTACGTCGTACTGACGGCCAAGCACCACGACGGCTTCTGCTTGTGGGACAGCAAGCTGACGTCCTACACCTCCATGAACACGCCAGCCGGCCGGGATCTTATTCGCGAGTACGTCGATGCGCTTCGAGCCGTGGGGCTGCGCGTCGGCTTGTACTACTCGTTGGTCGACTGGCATCATCCGGACTACGGCCTCGTCTATGGCGACCGACAACACCCATTGCGGCACGATTCCCAGCAGCGCGAGCTGGACGCGAAGCGCGACTGGTCACACTACGTTCGCTACCTGCACGGGCAGGTCGAAGAGCTGATGACCCACTACGGCACGATCGACGTGCTGTTCTTCGACTTCAGCTACTGGGACTTCGCCGGCGAGCAGTGGGGGGCAGGCGACCTGATGCGCACGGTGCGCCGGCTACAGCCCAACATTGTCGTGAACGATCGGCTGGGTGGTGAAGAGATCAAGGCCGCGACGCCGGCGGCATGGGTGGGGGATTTCGACCACGCCGAGCAGAACATCCCACGCGAGCCCGTCGTGGATGCCCGTGGCTGTAGGGTTCCGTGGGAGGCATGGCTCACGCTGACCAACAGCTGGTGTCACAGCGAAGGTCCTTCCGACTACAAGTCGGCTGCGACCGTGGTGCGGTCGCTCGTGAACTCCGTGAGCAAGGGTGGGAATATGTGTCTGAACGTCGCGCCGGACGCGAAGGGACACTTGGCGAAGGAAACCGTGGCGATCCTGCAGCAGGTCGGCAAGTGGATGCGAAGCAACGGCGAGAGCATCTACGGTTGCGGACCAACCGCGCTGTCGAAGCCGGACTGGGGACGGTTCACGCTGTCGAACGACGGGCGGCACCTTTATGCCCACCTGCTCGAACAACAGATTGGGCACGTTTCGCTGGCGGGGCTGCGTGGCTGGGTTGAACGGCCGCTCGTGCTGGCGACGGGGAAGCCGGCATTGCTGGGTAACTATTGGAATCCCGGCGTGCAGACGTTCGACTCGCCCGATGACGTGTTCCTGAATACCGCTGCCCCCATGCAGGCCACTTGGCCGCTGCCGGACGAGACCGACACGGTCATCCGTTTTGACGTGGTGCGCGATCCGGAGCGCCGTCAGCAGATCGTTCAGGAGATGCAGGCCGAATTCGACCGTGCAATGCGGCGCGTGCCGTTCGAATGA